Proteins encoded in a region of the Labrus mixtus chromosome 19, fLabMix1.1, whole genome shotgun sequence genome:
- the mak gene encoding serine/threonine-protein kinase MAK isoform X2 — MMNRYTTLKQLGDGTYGSVLMGRSNESGELVAIKRMKRKFYSWEECMNLREVKSLKKLNHANVVKLKEVIRENDHLYFVFEYMKENLYQLMKDRTKLFPESVIRNISFQILQGLSFIHKYGFFHRDMKPENLLCMGPELVKIADFGLAREIRSKPPYTDYVSTRWYRAPEVLLRSSTYSSPIDLWAVGCIMAELYTLRPLFPGNSEVDEVFKICQVLGTVKKADWPEGYQLASAMNFRFPQCVPTHLKTLIPNASNEAIVLMKDLLQWDPKKRPTAVQALRYPYFQIGQILGPHPQSQNVKVQGRVQGQRQVSESKTDPQQSSSESKASTSSSRNQQQQHHQPLQQIPLPQTECKPGLSNAKAASLGSENSVGGGGGGGGGAAVLKSGRRRWGQTVTKTSDSWEESDPSEMSVSNSKKPSLGNTEEERVPMEQRPQPKEPKPLYSYSSVTKLPNNIKAGHMDSNLPGSAARQHYLSQSRYLPGLISKNQTSADKEMGGMTLRDLWENSSSTINKPLAPIGARVNAEETASKSMDSPQEKAIVKERILEKIDLSKGTFVSTKYNLSGGYIPSFQKKEVGSVGQRIQLAPLAGQHTINLSSSPDNKKDKPKSALSKPISNSSLSETNEDFEGWRRRADRTQMKGSSYATLGKNSGNILTRAPAVQPVHGRVDWTSKYGGNR; from the exons ATGATGAATCGCTACACCACCCTGAAGCAGCTGGGTGACGGCACCTATGGTAGTGTGCTGATGGGGAGAAGCAATGAGTCTGGAGAGCTGGTGGCTATAAAGAG AATGAAGAGGAAGTTTTATTCATGGGAAGAATGTATGAACCTAAGAGAGGTGAAG TCCCTGAAGAAGCTGAACCATGCCAACGTGGTGAAACTGAAGGAGGTAATCAGAGAGAACGACCACCTCTACTTTGTCTTTGAGTATATGAAGGAGAACCTCTACCAGCTAATGAAGGACAG aacaAAATTGTTCCCTGAATCAGTGATCAGAAACATAAGCTTTCAAATTTTACAAGGCCTGTCCTTTATTCACAAATATG GTTTCTTTCATCGAGACATGAAGCCAGAAAATCTTCTATGCATGGGTCCAGAACTGGTCAAAATAGCAGATTTTGGCCTAGCCAGAGAGATCCGCTCCAAACCTCCCTACACAGACTATGTGTCCACTAGATG GTATCGAGCTCCAGAGGTTCTGCTCAGGTCGTCCACCTACAGCTCGCCCATTGACCTGTGGGCTGTGGGCTGCATCATGGCTGAACTCTACACCCTCAGACCTCTTTTCCCTGGGAACAGTGAAGTGGACGAGGTCTTCAAAATCTGTCAAGTCCTCGGCACTGTCAAAAAG GCGGATTGGCCGGAGGGCTACCAGCTAGCTTCTGCTATGAACTTTCGGTTTCCTCAATGTGTGCCGACCCACCTGAAGACCCTCATCCCTAATGCCAGCAATGAGGCTATCGTCCTGATGAAGGACCTGCTGCAGTGGGACCCAAAAAAGAGGCCAACTGCTGTACAG GCCCTGCGATATCCATATTTCCAGATCGGACAAATTTTAGGACCTCATCCTCAGAGCCAGAATGTGAAGGTGCAGGGAAGGGTGCAAGGCCAGAGGCAAGTATCAGAGTCCAAGACCGATCCCCAACAGTCTTCCTCTGAGTCCAAAGcctccacatcctcctccagaaaccagcagcagcagcatcatcagCCTCTTCAGCAGATCCCTCTTCCCCAGACTGAGTGTAAACCAGGTCTCAGCAATGCA AAAGCTGCATCGCTGGGCAGTGAGAACAGTgtcggtggtggtggtggtggtggtggtggggctgCGGTGCTGAAAAGTGGCCGTCGTCGCTGGGGACAGACAGTGACCAAGACCTCAGACAGTTGGGAGGAATCCGACCCCTCAGAAATGTCCGTCTCCAACTCCAAGAAACCCAGCCTGgggaacacagaggaggagagggtccCTATGGAGCAGCGCCCACA GCCTAAGGAGCCGAAACCTCTGTATTCCTACAGCTCAGTGACTAAGCTACCCAACAATATTAAGGCGGGCCATATGGACTCCAATCTTCCAGGATCTGCGGCTCGGCAGCACTATCTGAGCCAGTCACGATACTTGCCAG GGTTGATCAGCAAGAATCAGACTTCTGCAGATAAGGAGATGGGTGGTATGACGCTACGGGACCTGTGGGAGAACTCCTCAAGCACCATCAATAAACCACTCGCTCCAATTGGAGCCAGAGTCAATGCAG AAGAGACTGCCTCTAAATCTATGGATAGCCCTCAAGAGAAAGCTATTGTAAAAGAAAGAATACTTGAGAAAATCGATCTCTCCAAAG GGACTTTTGTAAGCACCAAATACAACCTCTCGGGTGGTTATATCCCGTCATTCCAAAAGAAAGAGGTGGGCTCAGTGGGACAGAGAATCCAGCTTGCCCCTTTGGCTGGTCAGCACACAA TAAATCTTTCCTCATCTCCTgacaataaaaaagacaaaccaaAATCTGCATTGTCCAAGCCTATTTCTAACTCCTCTTTGAGTGAGACTAATGAAG ATTTCGagggctggaggaggagggcagacaGGACTCAGATGAAGGGGAGCAGCTACGCAACCCTTGGGAAAAACTCCGGGAACATCCTGACTAGAGCTCCAGCCGTGCAGCCCGTCCATGGCAGAGTGGACTGGACATCCAAATATGGTGGAAATCGGTAG
- the mak gene encoding serine/threonine-protein kinase MAK isoform X1: MMNRYTTLKQLGDGTYGSVLMGRSNESGELVAIKRMKRKFYSWEECMNLREVKSLKKLNHANVVKLKEVIRENDHLYFVFEYMKENLYQLMKDRENKMFSENEIRNIMFQVLSGMVFVHKHGFFHRDMKPENLLCMGPELVKIADFGLAREIRSKPPYTDYVSTRWYRAPEVLLRSSTYSSPIDLWAVGCIMAELYTLRPLFPGNSEVDEVFKICQVLGTVKKADWPEGYQLASAMNFRFPQCVPTHLKTLIPNASNEAIVLMKDLLQWDPKKRPTAVQALRYPYFQIGQILGPHPQSQNVKVQGRVQGQRQVSESKTDPQQSSSESKASTSSSRNQQQQHHQPLQQIPLPQTECKPGLSNAKAASLGSENSVGGGGGGGGGAAVLKSGRRRWGQTVTKTSDSWEESDPSEMSVSNSKKPSLGNTEEERVPMEQRPQPKEPKPLYSYSSVTKLPNNIKAGHMDSNLPGSAARQHYLSQSRYLPGLISKNQTSADKEMGGMTLRDLWENSSSTINKPLAPIGARVNAEETASKSMDSPQEKAIVKERILEKIDLSKGTFVSTKYNLSGGYIPSFQKKEVGSVGQRIQLAPLAGQHTINLSSSPDNKKDKPKSALSKPISNSSLSETNEDFEGWRRRADRTQMKGSSYATLGKNSGNILTRAPAVQPVHGRVDWTSKYGGNR, from the exons ATGATGAATCGCTACACCACCCTGAAGCAGCTGGGTGACGGCACCTATGGTAGTGTGCTGATGGGGAGAAGCAATGAGTCTGGAGAGCTGGTGGCTATAAAGAG AATGAAGAGGAAGTTTTATTCATGGGAAGAATGTATGAACCTAAGAGAGGTGAAG TCCCTGAAGAAGCTGAACCATGCCAACGTGGTGAAACTGAAGGAGGTAATCAGAGAGAACGACCACCTCTACTTTGTCTTTGAGTATATGAAGGAGAACCTCTACCAGCTAATGAAGGACAG AGAGAATAAGATGTTCTCTGAGAATGAAATTAGGAACATCATGTTTCAAGTGCTCTCTGGGATGGTTTTTGTACATAAGCATG GTTTCTTTCATCGAGACATGAAGCCAGAAAATCTTCTATGCATGGGTCCAGAACTGGTCAAAATAGCAGATTTTGGCCTAGCCAGAGAGATCCGCTCCAAACCTCCCTACACAGACTATGTGTCCACTAGATG GTATCGAGCTCCAGAGGTTCTGCTCAGGTCGTCCACCTACAGCTCGCCCATTGACCTGTGGGCTGTGGGCTGCATCATGGCTGAACTCTACACCCTCAGACCTCTTTTCCCTGGGAACAGTGAAGTGGACGAGGTCTTCAAAATCTGTCAAGTCCTCGGCACTGTCAAAAAG GCGGATTGGCCGGAGGGCTACCAGCTAGCTTCTGCTATGAACTTTCGGTTTCCTCAATGTGTGCCGACCCACCTGAAGACCCTCATCCCTAATGCCAGCAATGAGGCTATCGTCCTGATGAAGGACCTGCTGCAGTGGGACCCAAAAAAGAGGCCAACTGCTGTACAG GCCCTGCGATATCCATATTTCCAGATCGGACAAATTTTAGGACCTCATCCTCAGAGCCAGAATGTGAAGGTGCAGGGAAGGGTGCAAGGCCAGAGGCAAGTATCAGAGTCCAAGACCGATCCCCAACAGTCTTCCTCTGAGTCCAAAGcctccacatcctcctccagaaaccagcagcagcagcatcatcagCCTCTTCAGCAGATCCCTCTTCCCCAGACTGAGTGTAAACCAGGTCTCAGCAATGCA AAAGCTGCATCGCTGGGCAGTGAGAACAGTgtcggtggtggtggtggtggtggtggtggggctgCGGTGCTGAAAAGTGGCCGTCGTCGCTGGGGACAGACAGTGACCAAGACCTCAGACAGTTGGGAGGAATCCGACCCCTCAGAAATGTCCGTCTCCAACTCCAAGAAACCCAGCCTGgggaacacagaggaggagagggtccCTATGGAGCAGCGCCCACA GCCTAAGGAGCCGAAACCTCTGTATTCCTACAGCTCAGTGACTAAGCTACCCAACAATATTAAGGCGGGCCATATGGACTCCAATCTTCCAGGATCTGCGGCTCGGCAGCACTATCTGAGCCAGTCACGATACTTGCCAG GGTTGATCAGCAAGAATCAGACTTCTGCAGATAAGGAGATGGGTGGTATGACGCTACGGGACCTGTGGGAGAACTCCTCAAGCACCATCAATAAACCACTCGCTCCAATTGGAGCCAGAGTCAATGCAG AAGAGACTGCCTCTAAATCTATGGATAGCCCTCAAGAGAAAGCTATTGTAAAAGAAAGAATACTTGAGAAAATCGATCTCTCCAAAG GGACTTTTGTAAGCACCAAATACAACCTCTCGGGTGGTTATATCCCGTCATTCCAAAAGAAAGAGGTGGGCTCAGTGGGACAGAGAATCCAGCTTGCCCCTTTGGCTGGTCAGCACACAA TAAATCTTTCCTCATCTCCTgacaataaaaaagacaaaccaaAATCTGCATTGTCCAAGCCTATTTCTAACTCCTCTTTGAGTGAGACTAATGAAG ATTTCGagggctggaggaggagggcagacaGGACTCAGATGAAGGGGAGCAGCTACGCAACCCTTGGGAAAAACTCCGGGAACATCCTGACTAGAGCTCCAGCCGTGCAGCCCGTCCATGGCAGAGTGGACTGGACATCCAAATATGGTGGAAATCGGTAG
- the mak gene encoding serine/threonine-protein kinase MAK isoform X8 has protein sequence MMNRYTTLKQLGDGTYGSVLMGRSNESGELVAIKRMKRKFYSWEECMNLREVKSLKKLNHANVVKLKEVIRENDHLYFVFEYMKENLYQLMKDRTKLFPESVIRNISFQILQGLSFIHKYGFFHRDMKPENLLCMGPELVKIADFGLAREIRSKPPYTDYVSTRWYRAPEVLLRSSTYSSPIDLWAVGCIMAELYTLRPLFPGNSEVDEVFKICQVLGTVKKADWPEGYQLASAMNFRFPQCVPTHLKTLIPNASNEAIVLMKDLLQWDPKKRPTAVQALRYPYFQIGQILGPHPQSQNVKVQGRVQGQRQVSESKTDPQQSSSESKASTSSSRNQQQQHHQPLQQIPLPQTECKPGLSNAKAASLGSENSVGGGGGGGGGAAVLKSGRRRWGQTVTKTSDSWEESDPSEMSVSNSKKPSLGNTEEERVPMEQRPQPKEPKPLYSYSSVTKLPNNIKAGHMDSNLPGSAARQHYLSQSRYLPGLISKNQTSADKEMGGMTLRDLWENSSSTINKPLAPIGARVNAGTFVSTKYNLSGGYIPSFQKKEVGSVGQRIQLAPLAGQHTNFEGWRRRADRTQMKGSSYATLGKNSGNILTRAPAVQPVHGRVDWTSKYGGNR, from the exons ATGATGAATCGCTACACCACCCTGAAGCAGCTGGGTGACGGCACCTATGGTAGTGTGCTGATGGGGAGAAGCAATGAGTCTGGAGAGCTGGTGGCTATAAAGAG AATGAAGAGGAAGTTTTATTCATGGGAAGAATGTATGAACCTAAGAGAGGTGAAG TCCCTGAAGAAGCTGAACCATGCCAACGTGGTGAAACTGAAGGAGGTAATCAGAGAGAACGACCACCTCTACTTTGTCTTTGAGTATATGAAGGAGAACCTCTACCAGCTAATGAAGGACAG aacaAAATTGTTCCCTGAATCAGTGATCAGAAACATAAGCTTTCAAATTTTACAAGGCCTGTCCTTTATTCACAAATATG GTTTCTTTCATCGAGACATGAAGCCAGAAAATCTTCTATGCATGGGTCCAGAACTGGTCAAAATAGCAGATTTTGGCCTAGCCAGAGAGATCCGCTCCAAACCTCCCTACACAGACTATGTGTCCACTAGATG GTATCGAGCTCCAGAGGTTCTGCTCAGGTCGTCCACCTACAGCTCGCCCATTGACCTGTGGGCTGTGGGCTGCATCATGGCTGAACTCTACACCCTCAGACCTCTTTTCCCTGGGAACAGTGAAGTGGACGAGGTCTTCAAAATCTGTCAAGTCCTCGGCACTGTCAAAAAG GCGGATTGGCCGGAGGGCTACCAGCTAGCTTCTGCTATGAACTTTCGGTTTCCTCAATGTGTGCCGACCCACCTGAAGACCCTCATCCCTAATGCCAGCAATGAGGCTATCGTCCTGATGAAGGACCTGCTGCAGTGGGACCCAAAAAAGAGGCCAACTGCTGTACAG GCCCTGCGATATCCATATTTCCAGATCGGACAAATTTTAGGACCTCATCCTCAGAGCCAGAATGTGAAGGTGCAGGGAAGGGTGCAAGGCCAGAGGCAAGTATCAGAGTCCAAGACCGATCCCCAACAGTCTTCCTCTGAGTCCAAAGcctccacatcctcctccagaaaccagcagcagcagcatcatcagCCTCTTCAGCAGATCCCTCTTCCCCAGACTGAGTGTAAACCAGGTCTCAGCAATGCA AAAGCTGCATCGCTGGGCAGTGAGAACAGTgtcggtggtggtggtggtggtggtggtggggctgCGGTGCTGAAAAGTGGCCGTCGTCGCTGGGGACAGACAGTGACCAAGACCTCAGACAGTTGGGAGGAATCCGACCCCTCAGAAATGTCCGTCTCCAACTCCAAGAAACCCAGCCTGgggaacacagaggaggagagggtccCTATGGAGCAGCGCCCACA GCCTAAGGAGCCGAAACCTCTGTATTCCTACAGCTCAGTGACTAAGCTACCCAACAATATTAAGGCGGGCCATATGGACTCCAATCTTCCAGGATCTGCGGCTCGGCAGCACTATCTGAGCCAGTCACGATACTTGCCAG GGTTGATCAGCAAGAATCAGACTTCTGCAGATAAGGAGATGGGTGGTATGACGCTACGGGACCTGTGGGAGAACTCCTCAAGCACCATCAATAAACCACTCGCTCCAATTGGAGCCAGAGTCAATGCAG GGACTTTTGTAAGCACCAAATACAACCTCTCGGGTGGTTATATCCCGTCATTCCAAAAGAAAGAGGTGGGCTCAGTGGGACAGAGAATCCAGCTTGCCCCTTTGGCTGGTCAGCACACAA ATTTCGagggctggaggaggagggcagacaGGACTCAGATGAAGGGGAGCAGCTACGCAACCCTTGGGAAAAACTCCGGGAACATCCTGACTAGAGCTCCAGCCGTGCAGCCCGTCCATGGCAGAGTGGACTGGACATCCAAATATGGTGGAAATCGGTAG
- the mak gene encoding serine/threonine-protein kinase MAK isoform X7, whose translation MMNRYTTLKQLGDGTYGSVLMGRSNESGELVAIKRMKRKFYSWEECMNLREVKSLKKLNHANVVKLKEVIRENDHLYFVFEYMKENLYQLMKDRTKLFPESVIRNISFQILQGLSFIHKYGFFHRDMKPENLLCMGPELVKIADFGLAREIRSKPPYTDYVSTRWYRAPEVLLRSSTYSSPIDLWAVGCIMAELYTLRPLFPGNSEVDEVFKICQVLGTVKKADWPEGYQLASAMNFRFPQCVPTHLKTLIPNASNEAIVLMKDLLQWDPKKRPTAVQALRYPYFQIGQILGPHPQSQNVKVQGRVQGQRQVSESKTDPQQSSSESKASTSSSRNQQQQHHQPLQQIPLPQTECKPGLSNAKAASLGSENSVGGGGGGGGGAAVLKSGRRRWGQTVTKTSDSWEESDPSEMSVSNSKKPSLGNTEEERVPMEQRPQPKEPKPLYSYSSVTKLPNNIKAGHMDSNLPGSAARQHYLSQSRYLPGLISKNQTSADKEMGGMTLRDLWENSSSTINKPLAPIGARVNAEETASKSMDSPQEKAIVKERILEKIDLSKGTFVSTKYNLSGGYIPSFQKKEVGSVGQRIQLAPLAGQHTNFEGWRRRADRTQMKGSSYATLGKNSGNILTRAPAVQPVHGRVDWTSKYGGNR comes from the exons ATGATGAATCGCTACACCACCCTGAAGCAGCTGGGTGACGGCACCTATGGTAGTGTGCTGATGGGGAGAAGCAATGAGTCTGGAGAGCTGGTGGCTATAAAGAG AATGAAGAGGAAGTTTTATTCATGGGAAGAATGTATGAACCTAAGAGAGGTGAAG TCCCTGAAGAAGCTGAACCATGCCAACGTGGTGAAACTGAAGGAGGTAATCAGAGAGAACGACCACCTCTACTTTGTCTTTGAGTATATGAAGGAGAACCTCTACCAGCTAATGAAGGACAG aacaAAATTGTTCCCTGAATCAGTGATCAGAAACATAAGCTTTCAAATTTTACAAGGCCTGTCCTTTATTCACAAATATG GTTTCTTTCATCGAGACATGAAGCCAGAAAATCTTCTATGCATGGGTCCAGAACTGGTCAAAATAGCAGATTTTGGCCTAGCCAGAGAGATCCGCTCCAAACCTCCCTACACAGACTATGTGTCCACTAGATG GTATCGAGCTCCAGAGGTTCTGCTCAGGTCGTCCACCTACAGCTCGCCCATTGACCTGTGGGCTGTGGGCTGCATCATGGCTGAACTCTACACCCTCAGACCTCTTTTCCCTGGGAACAGTGAAGTGGACGAGGTCTTCAAAATCTGTCAAGTCCTCGGCACTGTCAAAAAG GCGGATTGGCCGGAGGGCTACCAGCTAGCTTCTGCTATGAACTTTCGGTTTCCTCAATGTGTGCCGACCCACCTGAAGACCCTCATCCCTAATGCCAGCAATGAGGCTATCGTCCTGATGAAGGACCTGCTGCAGTGGGACCCAAAAAAGAGGCCAACTGCTGTACAG GCCCTGCGATATCCATATTTCCAGATCGGACAAATTTTAGGACCTCATCCTCAGAGCCAGAATGTGAAGGTGCAGGGAAGGGTGCAAGGCCAGAGGCAAGTATCAGAGTCCAAGACCGATCCCCAACAGTCTTCCTCTGAGTCCAAAGcctccacatcctcctccagaaaccagcagcagcagcatcatcagCCTCTTCAGCAGATCCCTCTTCCCCAGACTGAGTGTAAACCAGGTCTCAGCAATGCA AAAGCTGCATCGCTGGGCAGTGAGAACAGTgtcggtggtggtggtggtggtggtggtggggctgCGGTGCTGAAAAGTGGCCGTCGTCGCTGGGGACAGACAGTGACCAAGACCTCAGACAGTTGGGAGGAATCCGACCCCTCAGAAATGTCCGTCTCCAACTCCAAGAAACCCAGCCTGgggaacacagaggaggagagggtccCTATGGAGCAGCGCCCACA GCCTAAGGAGCCGAAACCTCTGTATTCCTACAGCTCAGTGACTAAGCTACCCAACAATATTAAGGCGGGCCATATGGACTCCAATCTTCCAGGATCTGCGGCTCGGCAGCACTATCTGAGCCAGTCACGATACTTGCCAG GGTTGATCAGCAAGAATCAGACTTCTGCAGATAAGGAGATGGGTGGTATGACGCTACGGGACCTGTGGGAGAACTCCTCAAGCACCATCAATAAACCACTCGCTCCAATTGGAGCCAGAGTCAATGCAG AAGAGACTGCCTCTAAATCTATGGATAGCCCTCAAGAGAAAGCTATTGTAAAAGAAAGAATACTTGAGAAAATCGATCTCTCCAAAG GGACTTTTGTAAGCACCAAATACAACCTCTCGGGTGGTTATATCCCGTCATTCCAAAAGAAAGAGGTGGGCTCAGTGGGACAGAGAATCCAGCTTGCCCCTTTGGCTGGTCAGCACACAA ATTTCGagggctggaggaggagggcagacaGGACTCAGATGAAGGGGAGCAGCTACGCAACCCTTGGGAAAAACTCCGGGAACATCCTGACTAGAGCTCCAGCCGTGCAGCCCGTCCATGGCAGAGTGGACTGGACATCCAAATATGGTGGAAATCGGTAG
- the mak gene encoding serine/threonine-protein kinase MAK isoform X6, translating into MMNRYTTLKQLGDGTYGSVLMGRSNESGELVAIKRMKRKFYSWEECMNLREVKSLKKLNHANVVKLKEVIRENDHLYFVFEYMKENLYQLMKDRENKMFSENEIRNIMFQVLSGMVFVHKHGFFHRDMKPENLLCMGPELVKIADFGLAREIRSKPPYTDYVSTRWYRAPEVLLRSSTYSSPIDLWAVGCIMAELYTLRPLFPGNSEVDEVFKICQVLGTVKKADWPEGYQLASAMNFRFPQCVPTHLKTLIPNASNEAIVLMKDLLQWDPKKRPTAVQALRYPYFQIGQILGPHPQSQNVKVQGRVQGQRQVSESKTDPQQSSSESKASTSSSRNQQQQHHQPLQQIPLPQTECKPGLSNAKAASLGSENSVGGGGGGGGGAAVLKSGRRRWGQTVTKTSDSWEESDPSEMSVSNSKKPSLGNTEEERVPMEQRPQPKEPKPLYSYSSVTKLPNNIKAGHMDSNLPGSAARQHYLSQSRYLPGLISKNQTSADKEMGGMTLRDLWENSSSTINKPLAPIGARVNAGTFVSTKYNLSGGYIPSFQKKEVGSVGQRIQLAPLAGQHTNFEGWRRRADRTQMKGSSYATLGKNSGNILTRAPAVQPVHGRVDWTSKYGGNR; encoded by the exons ATGATGAATCGCTACACCACCCTGAAGCAGCTGGGTGACGGCACCTATGGTAGTGTGCTGATGGGGAGAAGCAATGAGTCTGGAGAGCTGGTGGCTATAAAGAG AATGAAGAGGAAGTTTTATTCATGGGAAGAATGTATGAACCTAAGAGAGGTGAAG TCCCTGAAGAAGCTGAACCATGCCAACGTGGTGAAACTGAAGGAGGTAATCAGAGAGAACGACCACCTCTACTTTGTCTTTGAGTATATGAAGGAGAACCTCTACCAGCTAATGAAGGACAG AGAGAATAAGATGTTCTCTGAGAATGAAATTAGGAACATCATGTTTCAAGTGCTCTCTGGGATGGTTTTTGTACATAAGCATG GTTTCTTTCATCGAGACATGAAGCCAGAAAATCTTCTATGCATGGGTCCAGAACTGGTCAAAATAGCAGATTTTGGCCTAGCCAGAGAGATCCGCTCCAAACCTCCCTACACAGACTATGTGTCCACTAGATG GTATCGAGCTCCAGAGGTTCTGCTCAGGTCGTCCACCTACAGCTCGCCCATTGACCTGTGGGCTGTGGGCTGCATCATGGCTGAACTCTACACCCTCAGACCTCTTTTCCCTGGGAACAGTGAAGTGGACGAGGTCTTCAAAATCTGTCAAGTCCTCGGCACTGTCAAAAAG GCGGATTGGCCGGAGGGCTACCAGCTAGCTTCTGCTATGAACTTTCGGTTTCCTCAATGTGTGCCGACCCACCTGAAGACCCTCATCCCTAATGCCAGCAATGAGGCTATCGTCCTGATGAAGGACCTGCTGCAGTGGGACCCAAAAAAGAGGCCAACTGCTGTACAG GCCCTGCGATATCCATATTTCCAGATCGGACAAATTTTAGGACCTCATCCTCAGAGCCAGAATGTGAAGGTGCAGGGAAGGGTGCAAGGCCAGAGGCAAGTATCAGAGTCCAAGACCGATCCCCAACAGTCTTCCTCTGAGTCCAAAGcctccacatcctcctccagaaaccagcagcagcagcatcatcagCCTCTTCAGCAGATCCCTCTTCCCCAGACTGAGTGTAAACCAGGTCTCAGCAATGCA AAAGCTGCATCGCTGGGCAGTGAGAACAGTgtcggtggtggtggtggtggtggtggtggggctgCGGTGCTGAAAAGTGGCCGTCGTCGCTGGGGACAGACAGTGACCAAGACCTCAGACAGTTGGGAGGAATCCGACCCCTCAGAAATGTCCGTCTCCAACTCCAAGAAACCCAGCCTGgggaacacagaggaggagagggtccCTATGGAGCAGCGCCCACA GCCTAAGGAGCCGAAACCTCTGTATTCCTACAGCTCAGTGACTAAGCTACCCAACAATATTAAGGCGGGCCATATGGACTCCAATCTTCCAGGATCTGCGGCTCGGCAGCACTATCTGAGCCAGTCACGATACTTGCCAG GGTTGATCAGCAAGAATCAGACTTCTGCAGATAAGGAGATGGGTGGTATGACGCTACGGGACCTGTGGGAGAACTCCTCAAGCACCATCAATAAACCACTCGCTCCAATTGGAGCCAGAGTCAATGCAG GGACTTTTGTAAGCACCAAATACAACCTCTCGGGTGGTTATATCCCGTCATTCCAAAAGAAAGAGGTGGGCTCAGTGGGACAGAGAATCCAGCTTGCCCCTTTGGCTGGTCAGCACACAA ATTTCGagggctggaggaggagggcagacaGGACTCAGATGAAGGGGAGCAGCTACGCAACCCTTGGGAAAAACTCCGGGAACATCCTGACTAGAGCTCCAGCCGTGCAGCCCGTCCATGGCAGAGTGGACTGGACATCCAAATATGGTGGAAATCGGTAG